From one Acidibrevibacterium fodinaquatile genomic stretch:
- a CDS encoding hydantoinase/oxoprolinase family protein — MGLRIAVDIGGTFTDFCILDEETGIMRVAKTPSTKDPINGLFAGLSQEGIDLADVTLFSHGTTVATNALITRRLPRAAMVCTQGFRDVIEIRRANKEDLWDTYKDVAPPYIPRRDRLTVCERVDASGRIIAALDEAGAREVARILRKRQVAAVAICFMNAFMNGANERRMKAILEEEVPGVPVTTSSEVLPEIFEHERFSTTVVNAVLSPVVGTYTARLGERLAEGGYGNDLLLLHSGGGVMTTHGARQFAGRLAGSGIAAGALASRHIAMQCGYPNSIGLDMGGTSCDVSLAYEGRSRITKDWYIEFGYPIRFPSIEVLTIGAGGGSLAWIDEAGSLRNGPQSAGADPGPACYGRGGEAPTNTDAHVVLGRLAHGLAGGRVRLDPSLAGAAVRRGVAERLGMDVHEAAEAILKVADANMADAVRLISISRGYDPRDFALVAFGGAGALHGAALARELSIPTVIVPPNPGVTSALGCLLVDIQHDLATNYIHPAADADPVAIENEFAILEREAWERMRHEGVAVEDVAMERSVDMMYRGQWRSLSVSAGTPVGSTRGLVEAFHAQHEREYNFRRDDAPVDLYRLNLRAVGIVPKAAFREYSGNGQMPKAYECRDVWFEGTAPVETAVYRREELPAGARFHGPAIVEQLDSTTVISPGVATEIDRFLNIIMHVGS, encoded by the coding sequence ATGGGTTTACGTATAGCCGTTGATATTGGCGGCACATTTACAGATTTCTGTATCCTTGATGAAGAAACCGGGATAATGCGGGTTGCGAAGACACCATCGACGAAAGATCCAATTAATGGTCTTTTCGCTGGCCTCTCGCAGGAGGGGATCGATCTCGCTGACGTGACGCTGTTTTCCCATGGCACCACAGTTGCGACCAATGCGTTAATCACCCGTCGGTTGCCGCGCGCCGCCATGGTCTGCACCCAGGGTTTCCGCGACGTGATCGAAATCCGTCGTGCCAATAAAGAAGATCTTTGGGACACCTATAAGGACGTCGCGCCGCCTTATATTCCGCGTCGAGACCGGCTGACGGTGTGCGAGCGGGTTGATGCGTCCGGGCGCATTATTGCCGCGTTGGATGAGGCCGGCGCGCGCGAAGTCGCGCGTATTCTACGGAAACGCCAGGTAGCGGCAGTGGCAATCTGCTTCATGAACGCCTTCATGAACGGCGCCAATGAGCGGCGGATGAAGGCGATTCTGGAGGAGGAGGTGCCCGGCGTGCCAGTGACCACGAGTTCTGAGGTTCTGCCGGAAATTTTCGAGCATGAACGGTTTTCGACGACTGTCGTCAACGCGGTGCTCAGCCCGGTCGTCGGCACCTACACGGCGCGGCTCGGTGAACGGCTGGCTGAAGGCGGCTATGGTAATGACCTTCTGTTGCTGCATAGTGGCGGCGGGGTGATGACGACGCATGGCGCTCGGCAATTTGCCGGCCGGCTCGCGGGATCTGGTATCGCCGCCGGCGCGCTGGCTAGCCGCCACATTGCCATGCAGTGCGGCTATCCCAACTCGATCGGCCTTGATATGGGCGGGACCAGCTGCGATGTGTCACTCGCCTATGAAGGCCGTTCGCGTATTACCAAGGATTGGTATATCGAATTCGGCTATCCGATCCGCTTTCCTTCTATCGAGGTCTTGACGATTGGGGCCGGAGGCGGCTCGCTCGCCTGGATCGACGAGGCCGGCTCGCTGCGCAACGGACCACAATCCGCCGGCGCCGATCCGGGTCCCGCATGTTACGGGCGTGGTGGCGAAGCGCCGACGAACACCGATGCGCATGTCGTTCTCGGCCGGCTTGCGCATGGATTGGCGGGGGGACGCGTTCGTCTTGATCCGTCGCTGGCAGGGGCGGCGGTGCGCCGTGGCGTCGCGGAGCGACTCGGGATGGATGTGCATGAGGCAGCCGAGGCGATCTTGAAGGTGGCTGATGCTAACATGGCCGATGCGGTGCGGTTGATTTCGATCAGTCGCGGCTATGATCCGCGCGATTTTGCGTTGGTCGCGTTCGGTGGTGCTGGTGCCCTGCACGGCGCGGCGTTGGCGCGGGAATTGTCGATCCCGACTGTGATCGTGCCACCCAATCCGGGTGTTACATCTGCGCTCGGGTGTCTTTTGGTTGATATCCAGCACGATCTTGCGACGAACTATATTCACCCCGCGGCGGACGCTGATCCGGTTGCGATAGAAAACGAATTCGCCATCCTGGAGCGCGAGGCGTGGGAGCGGATGCGCCACGAAGGTGTGGCCGTGGAGGACGTTGCGATGGAACGCAGCGTCGATATGATGTATCGTGGACAGTGGCGTTCTCTGAGTGTTTCCGCTGGAACGCCGGTCGGCTCGACCAGGGGGCTGGTTGAGGCGTTTCATGCCCAGCATGAACGCGAATATAATTTCCGCCGTGATGATGCGCCAGTCGATCTTTATCGCCTTAATCTGCGCGCCGTCGGCATCGTTCCGAAAGCGGCGTTCCGCGAGTATTCCGGAAACGGCCAAATGCCGAAAGCATATGAGTGCC
- the pxpA gene encoding 5-oxoprolinase subunit PxpA has product MTEINCDMGEGFALYHLGDDEHLMPLISVANVACGFHGSDFNHMRRTVQLAKRYGVKVGAHPSLPDLQGFGRREMKMARDELANCLIYQIGALRGFLRAESMVLNHIKPHGALYGMAARMEEVAHAICDAADVFRVPLFGMIGTLHETIYPARGHRFIAEYYADIEYADDGKLIITREHPPVDTARAAARCVRAIREGVTETVGGHDVRVGSESICVHSDTPNAVELARAVREAVRPWLAAS; this is encoded by the coding sequence ATGACCGAGATCAACTGTGACATGGGAGAGGGATTCGCGCTCTATCATCTCGGTGACGACGAACATTTGATGCCGCTGATCTCAGTCGCGAACGTGGCCTGCGGCTTTCACGGTTCGGATTTCAACCATATGCGCCGCACCGTGCAATTGGCCAAGCGGTACGGCGTGAAAGTGGGTGCGCATCCATCGCTCCCTGACTTGCAGGGCTTCGGTCGCCGCGAAATGAAGATGGCGCGCGACGAACTGGCCAACTGCCTAATTTATCAGATCGGTGCCTTGCGAGGCTTTCTACGGGCTGAGAGCATGGTGCTGAACCACATAAAACCACATGGTGCGCTCTATGGCATGGCGGCACGGATGGAGGAGGTGGCTCACGCCATCTGTGACGCAGCCGATGTGTTTCGGGTGCCGCTCTTTGGCATGATCGGGACGTTGCACGAGACCATCTATCCAGCGCGTGGTCATAGGTTCATTGCGGAATACTATGCCGATATCGAGTATGCAGACGATGGAAAATTGATCATCACGCGCGAGCATCCGCCAGTTGATACCGCCCGCGCCGCCGCGCGCTGCGTGCGTGCAATCCGCGAGGGGGTGACCGAAACCGTTGGCGGTCACGATGTGCGCGTTGGCAGCGAGTCGATCTGTGTGCATTCCGACACGCCGAACGCGGTCGAGTTGGCACGAGCGGTGCGCGAGGCGGTGCGTCCCTGGCTTGCTGCTTCGTGA
- a CDS encoding amidase, which translates to MSAEFDFMTALDLRRLIMSKQISPIEVTRRALECADATQPTLNAFVTLMPEQSLAAARIAEDMVMRGAPVGLLHGLPISVKDLIAVKDVRLTSGSRVMGDNWAVADAPAVERVRAAGAIIIGKTTTSEFGCKPVGDSPLTGITRNPWNPDKTPGGSSAGAAASVAAGVTPFALATDGGGSIRIPCSFTGLVGLKGQFGRVPVWPTSATPTLAHVGPIARNVADMALLFSVIAGYDSRDPFSVAGPVPDVLGMTQASVAGLRVAYSPTLGYARPDPKVRQVTDHAAEVFEALGCRVDVVDTIFETDPAALWTAEFYAGVGIRLRKVLEQEREKLDPAVASILEHALSQRMADYYTKVFERYELRDAMRRFFESYDLLISPVVPVTSVMVGRDIPPEFSDRNLVSWVFYTYPFNLTGNPAGTICGGVAADGMPVGLQIVGRSHAEGDVVRAAAAFERAQPIGYNWPPRGG; encoded by the coding sequence ATGTCCGCGGAATTCGATTTCATGACGGCATTAGACTTGCGGCGGCTGATCATGTCGAAGCAGATCTCCCCGATCGAGGTGACGCGTCGTGCTCTCGAATGCGCCGATGCGACGCAACCGACGCTTAATGCTTTCGTCACGTTGATGCCGGAGCAGTCTCTGGCCGCCGCACGCATTGCCGAGGATATGGTGATGCGTGGCGCGCCAGTCGGGTTACTCCACGGTCTGCCGATCTCGGTCAAGGATCTGATCGCGGTGAAGGACGTGCGCCTTACCTCCGGCTCGCGGGTAATGGGAGACAATTGGGCGGTGGCGGATGCGCCGGCGGTAGAGCGGGTGCGGGCGGCCGGCGCCATTATCATTGGCAAGACGACGACCAGCGAATTTGGTTGCAAACCGGTAGGTGACTCCCCGCTCACCGGAATCACGCGTAATCCTTGGAATCCCGACAAGACCCCCGGGGGGTCAAGCGCGGGAGCGGCAGCTTCGGTCGCGGCGGGCGTAACGCCTTTTGCTCTCGCGACAGACGGCGGCGGGTCTATTCGGATACCCTGTTCGTTCACCGGCCTAGTTGGTCTTAAGGGGCAGTTCGGCCGCGTGCCGGTGTGGCCGACATCGGCGACGCCGACCCTCGCACATGTCGGTCCGATCGCTCGCAACGTCGCTGACATGGCGCTGCTGTTCTCAGTGATCGCCGGATATGATTCGCGTGACCCGTTCAGCGTCGCGGGGCCTGTTCCTGACGTGTTGGGAATGACACAAGCAAGCGTTGCGGGGCTACGCGTGGCCTATAGCCCGACACTCGGCTATGCTCGTCCTGATCCTAAAGTCCGCCAGGTCACCGATCATGCCGCTGAAGTGTTTGAAGCGCTAGGCTGCCGAGTCGATGTCGTCGATACGATATTCGAAACGGATCCCGCCGCTCTCTGGACTGCAGAATTTTATGCGGGCGTTGGCATCCGGCTGCGCAAGGTTTTGGAGCAGGAGCGCGAGAAGCTCGATCCCGCCGTCGCTAGTATTCTGGAGCATGCACTTTCGCAGCGTATGGCCGATTATTACACCAAGGTTTTCGAACGCTATGAGCTACGCGATGCAATGCGTCGCTTTTTTGAAAGCTACGATCTGCTCATTTCGCCAGTAGTGCCGGTGACGTCAGTTATGGTTGGCCGCGATATTCCCCCTGAGTTTAGTGATCGAAACCTTGTTTCATGGGTGTTCTATACGTACCCGTTTAACCTCACTGGTAATCCCGCCGGCACGATCTGTGGCGGTGTGGCAGCGGACGGGATGCCGGTCGGATTGCAGATCGTTGGCCGCAGCCACGCCGAAGGCGACGTGGTGCGTGCCGCGGCGGCATTCGAACGTGCGCAGCCGATCGGATATAACTGGCCGCCAAGAGGTGGCTAA
- a CDS encoding cyclase family protein, whose protein sequence is MRRIIDLSLTIEDNMPSHKLFQRPVITTHLSHESSKAFNLGVPGDAMTFQTNFIAMLDHVGTHVDAYRHVNPHGATVDEMPLERFVGKAVCFDLRHIPDLGEITRSDMEMAEAKAGVKVDGHIVLLCTGFHKRTYPGLDCVWKNPLLTVEATRWLHERGSMMHGVEGPSTDKPTDNIFAQHRLCRDLGMSHWEWLVNLEELLGKGEFEFFGVPLKFKGGSGSPVRAFAIVAD, encoded by the coding sequence GTGAGACGTATCATCGACCTCAGCCTGACGATCGAAGACAACATGCCGTCGCATAAACTGTTTCAGCGACCAGTAATTACGACGCATCTCAGCCACGAATCGTCGAAAGCGTTCAATCTTGGGGTGCCTGGCGATGCGATGACATTTCAGACGAACTTCATTGCAATGCTCGACCATGTCGGAACGCACGTCGACGCGTATCGTCACGTCAATCCGCATGGTGCGACAGTGGACGAGATGCCATTAGAGCGCTTCGTAGGCAAGGCGGTGTGCTTTGATCTTCGCCATATCCCTGATCTCGGCGAAATCACCCGCAGTGATATGGAAATGGCCGAGGCGAAAGCCGGAGTTAAAGTGGACGGCCATATCGTGTTGCTCTGTACGGGCTTCCACAAGCGCACATATCCCGGCCTCGATTGCGTCTGGAAGAACCCGTTGCTGACGGTGGAGGCGACGCGTTGGCTGCATGAACGCGGGTCGATGATGCACGGCGTGGAAGGCCCCTCGACGGACAAGCCAACGGACAATATCTTTGCCCAGCACCGCCTTTGCCGCGATCTTGGAATGAGTCATTGGGAATGGCTTGTCAATCTCGAGGAGCTGCTCGGCAAGGGCGAGTTTGAGTTCTTCGGCGTGCCGTTAAAGTTCAAAGGTGGGTCCGGGTCGCCAGTCCGCGCCTTCGCGATTGTCGCGGATTGA
- a CDS encoding CobW family GTP-binding protein, producing the protein MTESPDFTPVNLLTGFLGSGKTTLLQRLLGDPALADTAVLINEFGEVGLDHHLLERIDTHTVLLRSGCLCCTVRGELADAMRDLHSRRGRGLVPPFRRLVIETTGLADPFPVVSTIHAEPMLKHHFRLGNVITTVDAVNGRAQLERHYESVKQIAVADRIVLTKTDLADVAEIAGLDVRIRVLNPAAPVYRAADNALDADALLACDSFDLAIDSMALRRWFGAEMPSTGHEHEHRDSHRDDVSAFALTFDQPLDWTMFGVWLSMLLNRHGERVLRVKGIIAVVGETAPVAIHGVQYLVHPPIHMRTWPDADHRSRIVFIVQGLDPAAIKRSLLAFLGHQLALI; encoded by the coding sequence ATGACTGAGAGTCCTGATTTCACGCCGGTTAATCTCCTCACCGGCTTTCTCGGCTCGGGCAAGACGACGTTACTACAGCGCTTGCTCGGCGACCCCGCGCTAGCCGATACTGCCGTGTTGATCAACGAATTTGGTGAGGTGGGGCTCGACCATCATTTGCTGGAGCGCATCGACACCCATACCGTGTTGCTGCGTTCGGGCTGTCTTTGTTGCACCGTTCGTGGCGAACTGGCGGACGCGATGCGTGACCTGCATTCGCGCCGAGGGCGTGGGCTGGTGCCGCCATTCCGGCGGCTCGTGATCGAAACCACAGGGCTCGCCGATCCGTTTCCTGTGGTAAGCACAATCCATGCCGAACCAATGTTGAAACACCATTTCCGTCTTGGCAATGTGATCACCACGGTTGATGCGGTGAATGGGCGTGCGCAGCTTGAGCGGCACTACGAGAGTGTCAAACAGATCGCGGTCGCCGACCGCATTGTGCTAACCAAGACCGATCTCGCCGATGTAGCGGAGATCGCGGGGCTCGACGTTCGGATTAGAGTGCTCAATCCTGCGGCGCCGGTGTATCGCGCGGCCGACAATGCGCTGGACGCCGATGCGTTGTTGGCATGCGACAGCTTCGATCTCGCGATCGACAGCATGGCGCTGCGTCGCTGGTTCGGAGCAGAGATGCCGTCCACTGGGCATGAGCATGAGCATCGGGATAGCCATCGCGACGACGTCAGCGCTTTTGCGTTGACCTTCGATCAGCCACTAGACTGGACGATGTTTGGCGTTTGGCTGTCGATGCTGTTGAATCGCCACGGCGAACGTGTTCTGCGCGTCAAGGGTATCATCGCGGTGGTGGGGGAGACCGCGCCAGTAGCGATCCACGGCGTGCAATATCTTGTGCATCCGCCGATCCATATGCGCACGTGGCCGGATGCGGATCATCGCTCGCGCATAGTATTCATTGTGCAGGGGCTTGATCCCGCAGCCATCAAGCGGTCCCTGTTAGCCTTCCTTGGCCATCAGTTGGCGTTGATCTGA
- a CDS encoding polysaccharide deacetylase family protein: MAKEILCGFGVDVDAVAGWLGSYGGEDSPDDISRGLFAGEVGSLRLLKLFERFGIKTTWFIPGHSIETFPEQMQAVAAAGHEIGIHGYSHENPIAMTPEQEEEVLDKCIDLVTNLSGRRPTGYVAPWWEFSRVSNELLIKKGIKYDHSLMHNDFQPYYVRVGDSWTKIDYSKKASEWMMPLKRGVETDLIEIPASWHLDDLPPMMFVKKAPNSHGFVNPRDIEDMWRDQFEWVYREYDYAVFPITIHPDVSGRPHVLMMLERLFHYMTRFPGVKFITMDEMADDFARRHPRKK; this comes from the coding sequence ATGGCAAAAGAAATTCTCTGTGGCTTTGGCGTCGATGTCGACGCGGTGGCCGGTTGGCTTGGATCTTATGGCGGTGAGGACAGCCCAGACGACATCTCGCGTGGCTTGTTCGCCGGCGAGGTAGGTTCGCTGCGATTGTTGAAGCTGTTTGAGCGCTTTGGTATCAAAACGACTTGGTTCATCCCTGGCCACTCGATTGAGACCTTTCCGGAGCAGATGCAGGCGGTGGCTGCCGCGGGTCACGAGATCGGTATTCATGGCTATAGTCATGAAAATCCGATTGCTATGACACCCGAGCAGGAAGAAGAGGTGCTCGATAAGTGCATAGATTTGGTAACAAATCTTTCCGGCCGTCGTCCGACGGGGTACGTGGCGCCCTGGTGGGAATTCTCGCGTGTCAGCAACGAATTGCTTATCAAGAAGGGCATTAAATATGACCACTCGCTGATGCATAATGACTTCCAGCCCTATTACGTGCGCGTCGGCGACAGTTGGACGAAGATCGACTATTCGAAGAAGGCGAGCGAGTGGATGATGCCGCTGAAGCGCGGTGTGGAGACCGACCTGATCGAAATTCCTGCCAGCTGGCATCTTGATGATCTCCCGCCAATGATGTTCGTCAAGAAGGCGCCTAACAGCCATGGCTTTGTCAATCCACGTGATATCGAGGATATGTGGCGCGATCAGTTCGAATGGGTTTACCGCGAATACGATTATGCCGTGTTTCCGATCACCATTCACCCCGACGTATCGGGTCGGCCGCATGTGTTGATGATGCTAGAACGCCTGTTCCATTACATGACGCGTTTCCCCGGGGTGAAGTTCATAACCATGGACGAGATGGCGGACGATTTTGCCCGCCGACATCCGCGCAAGAAATAG
- a CDS encoding ABC transporter ATP-binding protein yields MDYDLELVGVGKIYDNGAPAVIDVNLQVGKGEFVALLGPSGCGKTTTLRMIAGFETITHGDILIRGKRVNDLSPERRPTSMIFQNYALFPHLTVRENAAFGLEVKRLPRAERTSKVDQILDKFSLADIADHRTDRLSGGQRQRLALARGLVTEPQILLLDEPLGALDANLRKAIQAELKLLQRNLGITFVFVTHAQSEALTMSDRIVVMNLGRIEQVSSPYELYTRPSSSFVAQFVGRNTILDGTLRAMRDQEVSVETQFGVFMGQRNAVLSVGGPAKIVIPSEAFDITSKAAGSFDAIAGQYAGNVMSGVIERREVVGHLASLTVELEGGRLVMMEGHVEKFRNESLQPGAKVWVAWKANDATVIAR; encoded by the coding sequence GTGGACTACGATCTAGAATTGGTCGGCGTCGGAAAGATCTACGACAACGGCGCGCCAGCGGTGATTGACGTCAATCTGCAGGTTGGCAAGGGTGAATTCGTCGCCCTTCTCGGCCCATCAGGCTGTGGCAAGACAACGACACTGCGCATGATCGCTGGGTTTGAGACGATTACGCACGGCGACATCCTGATTCGCGGCAAACGTGTCAACGATCTGTCTCCGGAGCGACGTCCGACCTCGATGATCTTCCAGAATTATGCTTTGTTCCCACACCTGACAGTGCGCGAAAATGCGGCCTTCGGTTTGGAAGTAAAACGGCTGCCGCGTGCGGAGCGGACTTCGAAGGTCGATCAAATTTTGGACAAATTCAGCCTCGCCGACATTGCCGATCACCGTACGGACCGGCTGTCCGGTGGCCAGCGGCAGCGTCTCGCGCTGGCGCGCGGGCTGGTGACAGAACCGCAGATCTTGCTGTTGGACGAGCCGCTCGGTGCGCTTGATGCTAATTTGCGAAAGGCGATTCAGGCGGAGCTGAAACTGTTACAGCGCAATCTTGGTATCACCTTCGTATTTGTGACACACGCGCAATCGGAGGCGCTCACCATGTCGGACCGCATCGTGGTAATGAACCTCGGTCGCATTGAGCAAGTTTCGTCGCCCTATGAACTTTACACACGCCCGAGCTCATCGTTCGTCGCGCAATTCGTCGGTCGTAATACGATCTTAGACGGAACGCTGCGCGCAATGCGGGATCAAGAGGTGAGCGTCGAGACGCAGTTTGGGGTTTTCATGGGGCAGCGTAACGCCGTTTTGTCTGTTGGAGGGCCGGCAAAAATCGTGATTCCGTCAGAGGCTTTTGATATCACGTCGAAAGCTGCGGGGTCATTTGATGCGATTGCAGGCCAATATGCGGGTAACGTCATGTCCGGTGTCATAGAGCGACGCGAGGTGGTTGGTCATCTCGCTTCACTGACCGTAGAATTGGAAGGCGGGCGGTTGGTGATGATGGAGGGCCATGTCGAGAAGTTTCGAAATGAAAGCCTGCAACCCGGGGCGAAGGTATGGGTGGCCTGGAAGGCAAACGACGCAACGGTTATCGCGCGGTGA
- a CDS encoding ABC transporter substrate-binding protein, with the protein MIEKEELDRRSLLKTTTGMVALAMGAGTPFLNSRRAYAAATSLAKEQLRTIGLSVTVQDRILADFKKNSGVGSVTGTAATFPDAQTKILSGSKDYDCWETIGERLPAVIETKNIADIKSSDIKNWAGIRDTFTKVNPKWERKAQIVGQIWVDEAQTKLWMVPAVYNYDSIGYNPTVLSAEEANTWTAIFDPKWKGRSGLNTDPLIAFGQAIMAMNTLGLMDVKNPGNPSEKEIDEASKFLIAKKKSGQFRALWGDFGELVNLLASGEMVVCDAWQPAVMAVKAQGKPAKYAVPKEGYRAWAIGPALISNSPNKDAVIAYADYWLSGPPGITVSEQGYYSPTTNIEKVMNPDKYAFWYLGKPWVGEPERGIKEGDLRDGGSLATRAANVAYWHQWPDAYDHLIQKWDEFLSA; encoded by the coding sequence GTGATCGAGAAGGAAGAACTGGATCGTCGGAGTCTGTTGAAGACAACGACGGGCATGGTGGCGCTGGCGATGGGCGCCGGCACACCATTCCTCAATTCACGCCGCGCCTATGCGGCGGCGACGAGCCTCGCCAAAGAGCAACTACGGACAATCGGCCTTTCCGTTACGGTGCAGGACCGCATTCTCGCGGACTTCAAAAAGAATTCTGGTGTCGGTTCCGTCACAGGCACTGCCGCAACTTTTCCGGATGCGCAGACCAAGATCCTTTCGGGTTCGAAGGACTACGATTGCTGGGAAACGATCGGCGAGCGTCTGCCGGCGGTGATCGAGACGAAGAACATTGCGGACATCAAGTCCAGCGATATCAAAAACTGGGCCGGCATTCGCGACACCTTTACCAAAGTCAATCCGAAATGGGAACGTAAGGCGCAGATCGTTGGACAAATTTGGGTGGACGAAGCGCAAACTAAGCTATGGATGGTGCCCGCCGTCTACAACTATGACTCGATCGGCTATAATCCAACCGTGCTTTCGGCTGAAGAGGCAAATACCTGGACCGCGATTTTCGACCCGAAGTGGAAGGGGCGATCGGGATTGAATACCGATCCCCTAATCGCTTTCGGCCAGGCGATAATGGCGATGAATACGCTCGGCCTCATGGATGTCAAGAATCCCGGTAACCCAAGTGAAAAGGAAATAGACGAGGCCTCAAAGTTTTTGATCGCTAAGAAGAAAAGTGGTCAGTTCCGCGCATTATGGGGCGATTTCGGTGAACTAGTTAACCTTCTTGCCTCCGGGGAAATGGTGGTATGCGATGCTTGGCAGCCGGCGGTGATGGCGGTGAAGGCGCAAGGGAAGCCAGCCAAGTATGCTGTGCCGAAGGAGGGGTATCGTGCATGGGCGATCGGTCCCGCACTGATCTCCAATTCACCTAATAAGGATGCGGTGATAGCCTATGCTGACTACTGGCTATCCGGCCCGCCAGGCATAACGGTCTCAGAGCAGGGGTATTATTCACCGACCACGAATATCGAGAAAGTAATGAACCCCGATAAATATGCATTCTGGTATCTCGGTAAACCCTGGGTCGGCGAGCCCGAGAGAGGGATCAAGGAGGGTGATCTGCGCGACGGCGGCTCGCTCGCCACGCGAGCAGCGAACGTCGCTTACTGGCACCAGTGGCCGGATGCCTACGACCATCTTATCCAGAAGTGGGATGAGTTCCTGAGCGCCTGA
- a CDS encoding SDR family NAD(P)-dependent oxidoreductase, with protein MAGTVLITGAGIGIGRAAARAFAAARYRVIVTDVLDVEGESVAAAIRAGGGDAEFHHLDVRSTEQAEAVLRAVEIKFGPLNCIVANAGIAHKVPLSQMSDDAWDHTFEIDLKGMLRVIRPALAGMRARGSGAIVCTSSIMGVAYGWNEHVHYSAAKSGVVGLIRGLAVELASAGIRVNGVAPGYIRTAQLLSEQHSLGAAGAEAASAFIPMGRIGEPEEIADVIVFLASPAARYMTGQTVVVDGGLLVGRY; from the coding sequence ATGGCGGGCACTGTTCTTATCACTGGCGCCGGCATTGGTATCGGTCGCGCGGCCGCCAGGGCGTTCGCGGCCGCTCGCTACCGCGTCATTGTTACCGATGTTCTCGATGTTGAAGGCGAATCAGTAGCTGCTGCAATCAGGGCGGGAGGCGGCGACGCGGAGTTCCACCACCTGGATGTGCGTTCGACCGAACAGGCGGAGGCGGTGCTGCGCGCAGTCGAGATAAAGTTCGGGCCACTCAACTGTATCGTTGCCAACGCCGGAATTGCACATAAAGTGCCGCTATCGCAAATGAGCGATGACGCCTGGGATCATACTTTTGAGATCGACCTCAAGGGGATGTTGCGCGTGATCCGCCCAGCACTCGCCGGCATGCGCGCGCGGGGAAGTGGCGCCATCGTGTGTACGTCATCGATCATGGGTGTGGCTTATGGCTGGAACGAACATGTGCATTATTCGGCGGCGAAATCTGGCGTCGTCGGCTTGATCCGTGGGCTGGCCGTGGAGCTCGCGAGCGCAGGCATACGAGTCAACGGCGTAGCCCCCGGCTATATCCGCACCGCGCAGCTTCTATCCGAGCAACATTCGCTCGGTGCCGCCGGCGCGGAAGCAGCGAGCGCATTCATTCCGATGGGTCGTATTGGGGAGCCGGAGGAAATCGCCGACGTGATAGTCTTTCTAGCGTCGCCAGCCGCCCGTTACATGACTGGTCAAACGGTAGTGGTGGATGGTGGGTTGCTGGTAGGACGCTATTAA
- a CDS encoding ABC transporter permease, giving the protein MHSPLAKSTLAVYTALFILFLYGPFFVLGVLSFQTGPEGGPQFPIIEWSTYWYRQIFGLTPPSRVAPLPIGDALIRSLSLAFITTVVSTVFGVLSAQAFRTRFRGSGVVFYLIVLGMMVPGVLVGLGMALVANILGVDRHWWGTAFVLHVVYTYPFAFLVMLAIFNRFDGAVEEAAWSLGVPPARTFRRVTFPLIFPGVLSAMLFAFTLSYDEFARTLFTSGPDLTLPLAIYGTFAVEIHPNIFAFGILTTMFSLALLVIYSILMGLSVRRARRLAIQEDV; this is encoded by the coding sequence ATGCATAGCCCGCTAGCCAAATCAACACTTGCTGTCTATACAGCGCTATTTATTTTATTTCTTTATGGGCCGTTTTTTGTCCTGGGTGTCCTTTCGTTCCAGACTGGGCCGGAGGGTGGACCACAATTCCCGATAATTGAATGGTCGACATATTGGTACCGCCAGATCTTCGGCCTGACGCCTCCCTCCCGCGTGGCGCCGTTGCCGATAGGAGATGCACTGATACGCTCCTTGTCGCTGGCGTTTATCACAACAGTGGTCTCAACGGTGTTCGGTGTGCTGTCCGCGCAGGCGTTCCGCACTCGATTTCGTGGATCGGGAGTCGTGTTTTATCTTATCGTTCTTGGCATGATGGTTCCAGGCGTATTGGTAGGTCTGGGGATGGCGCTGGTGGCCAATATTCTAGGTGTAGACCGGCATTGGTGGGGTACTGCCTTTGTTTTGCACGTCGTCTATACCTATCCGTTCGCGTTTCTGGTGATGCTGGCTATATTTAACCGTTTCGACGGCGCGGTAGAGGAAGCAGCGTGGTCGCTGGGCGTGCCGCCGGCGCGTACATTCCGTCGCGTGACATTCCCGTTGATTTTTCCTGGCGTCCTATCGGCCATGCTGTTCGCGTTCACACTGTCTTACGATGAGTTTGCGCGTACGTTGTTTACCTCTGGCCCGGATCTGACGCTGCCGCTTGCGATCTACGGCACTTTCGCGGTGGAAATTCATCCGAATATCTTTGCCTTCGGTATCCTGACCACGATGTTCTCGCTGGCGCTACTGGTGATCTATTCGATTCTAATGGGACTTTCGGTACGCCGCGCGCGCCGGCTTGCGATCCAAGAGGATGTATAA